One Cryobacterium roopkundense genomic region harbors:
- a CDS encoding metallophosphoesterase family protein: MTGETPRDTLSAASRIGFLGDTHGDMHHILTVARTMAARGIEYLVVLGDFGFVWPGHNWSIDIDKLSRRLKTTGQTLAFVDGNHEAFDLLYKFPVTDDGLRWLRPNIVHIPRGSRTALASGATLAALGGANSVDIGHRVPGRSVWAEESITEADLTVLGHEEADVLIGHDAPLHLPTLDAWLAATDHGWPPDGLKYSAEGRAMFHRGFLQVRPRLYLGGHYHRHIDESVTYTTGETEFQTRVVILDEGGSASGTSQGILDVQTLELEFITRDGVQVGSA; this comes from the coding sequence GTGACCGGGGAGACGCCGCGGGACACGCTGTCCGCGGCAAGTCGCATCGGATTCCTCGGCGACACCCACGGCGACATGCACCACATTCTGACCGTGGCACGCACTATGGCGGCCCGTGGCATCGAATACCTCGTGGTCTTGGGTGATTTCGGGTTTGTGTGGCCGGGGCACAACTGGAGCATCGACATCGACAAGCTCAGCAGGCGGCTGAAGACGACTGGCCAGACGCTCGCCTTCGTTGACGGCAATCACGAGGCCTTCGACCTCCTCTACAAGTTCCCGGTCACCGATGACGGGCTGCGCTGGCTTCGACCGAACATCGTGCACATCCCGCGCGGATCCAGAACCGCACTTGCCAGCGGCGCCACCCTCGCAGCTCTCGGCGGAGCAAACTCGGTGGATATCGGCCATCGAGTCCCCGGACGTTCCGTCTGGGCAGAAGAATCAATCACCGAGGCGGACCTGACGGTGCTCGGGCACGAAGAGGCCGACGTGCTCATCGGACACGATGCACCTTTGCACCTCCCGACTCTGGACGCGTGGCTGGCAGCAACGGACCACGGGTGGCCACCAGACGGCCTCAAGTACTCCGCTGAAGGACGGGCCATGTTTCATCGAGGGTTCCTGCAAGTGCGGCCCCGGCTCTACCTCGGTGGCCACTACCACCGGCACATCGATGAATCGGTCACCTACACGACCGGCGAAACGGAATTCCAGACACGCGTCGTGATCCTGGACGAAGGCGGCTCAGCCTCCGGGACCAGCCAAGGCATCCTCGACGTGCAGACCCTCGAATTGGAATTCATAACGCGGGACGGTGTCCAAGTCGGATCCGCGTAG
- a CDS encoding IS1182 family transposase, which produces MNKRFRAFEPAAVMLVPPSLDEWLPQNHLSRFIADIVETQLDLKKFYASYAKSKGQPPYDPRLMVRVLLYGYCVGVRSSRELERVCVDVVAFRWLAAQQAPDFRSIARFRKRHLSSLGNVFLQALELCRAAGMVSLGQVALDGTKVRANASRRKAMSYARLTEKQKVLADEVSALLAEADAIDDAEDARFGKDKRGDELPPELARRESRLVKLAEARAGLEAAAAARARKDAEKKARDKGDDDDTVAQKGDDAAKNAVVAPKAQRNFTDPDSRIMKTADGSFHYAYNAQAIVDADHQIIVATTLTNIGVDVEQVVPLVEKLHATTGVLPRQVLADAGYCSATNLDYAKTVEDGSDGRTEFFIATGRVKHGERVPEVPRGRIPANATLRERMARKLKTKKGRAVYARRKAIVEPVFGQIHTRQGKFVLLRGLEQAAHEWDLIAACHNLMKLHTMQTKALLAAPSALTARTAT; this is translated from the coding sequence GTGAACAAACGGTTCCGGGCATTTGAGCCGGCGGCGGTGATGTTGGTGCCGCCGTCGTTGGATGAGTGGTTGCCGCAGAATCACCTGTCTCGGTTCATCGCGGATATCGTTGAAACTCAGCTGGATCTGAAGAAGTTCTACGCCTCTTACGCGAAGTCGAAGGGGCAGCCGCCCTATGACCCACGGTTGATGGTCCGGGTGCTCCTTTACGGGTATTGTGTCGGAGTTCGCTCGTCACGGGAGTTGGAGCGGGTGTGCGTGGACGTGGTCGCGTTTCGCTGGTTGGCGGCGCAGCAGGCACCTGATTTTCGTTCCATCGCCCGGTTCCGAAAACGCCACCTCTCCAGTCTGGGGAACGTGTTCTTGCAGGCGTTGGAACTGTGCCGTGCGGCCGGAATGGTCTCGCTCGGGCAGGTCGCGTTGGACGGCACGAAAGTGCGCGCGAATGCCTCTCGGCGCAAGGCGATGAGTTACGCCCGCCTGACGGAGAAGCAGAAAGTCCTCGCCGACGAAGTCTCTGCGCTGCTGGCGGAGGCGGACGCGATCGATGACGCGGAGGACGCTCGTTTCGGAAAGGACAAACGCGGTGATGAGTTGCCGCCGGAGCTTGCCCGGCGGGAGTCACGCTTGGTGAAACTGGCCGAAGCGCGCGCTGGCTTGGAGGCAGCTGCAGCGGCGCGGGCGCGGAAAGACGCGGAGAAGAAGGCCAGGGACAAGGGCGACGATGACGATACTGTGGCGCAGAAGGGTGACGACGCGGCGAAGAACGCCGTTGTTGCTCCGAAGGCTCAACGCAACTTCACCGACCCGGATTCACGGATCATGAAGACCGCCGACGGATCGTTCCACTACGCCTACAACGCACAGGCCATCGTTGATGCCGACCATCAGATCATCGTCGCGACGACGCTGACGAATATTGGCGTGGATGTTGAACAGGTCGTGCCGCTGGTCGAGAAACTCCACGCCACGACCGGCGTCCTGCCCCGGCAGGTCCTGGCGGATGCCGGGTATTGTTCCGCAACAAATCTGGACTACGCGAAGACTGTTGAAGATGGCAGCGACGGCCGGACCGAGTTTTTCATCGCGACCGGCCGGGTCAAGCACGGCGAGCGTGTTCCTGAAGTTCCTCGGGGCCGGATCCCGGCCAATGCGACGCTGCGGGAACGCATGGCGCGGAAGCTCAAGACGAAGAAAGGCCGCGCCGTTTATGCGCGGCGCAAAGCGATCGTGGAGCCCGTGTTCGGTCAGATCCACACTCGGCAAGGCAAATTCGTGTTGCTGCGCGGGTTGGAGCAAGCCGCCCACGAATGGGACCTGATCGCGGCCTGCCACAACCTGATGAAGCTACACACCATGCAAACTAAAGCGCTGCTGGCCGCGCCAAGCGCCCTAACAGCCCGAACGGCCACCTAA
- a CDS encoding class I SAM-dependent DNA methyltransferase yields MQMSQQNNANFIWSIADLLRGPYKPHQYGAIVLPFTILRRLDAVLEPTKQAVLDEATKRGDAASASVFLAKASGTGFYNTSAFTLQALMGDPASIKANMVDYIHGFSENVRDIFDRFEFEKQVEKLDAENLLYLVTKGFAAVDLHPNKVSNIEMGLMFEELIRKFAETSNETAGEHFTPREVIRLMVSLLFIADDEALNQKGVVRSIYDPTAGTGGMLSVADEYLLEHNPDARLVMYGQEINGESYAVCKADLVIKGQDINHIVHGDTLTDDGLTGETFDYCLSNPPFGVDWSKQKPTVLKEHEQQGFNGRFGPGLPRVSDGSLLFLLHLVKKLRPKVKGGGRAGIVLNGSPMFTGGAGSGESEIRRYLLENDLLEAIVALPTDMFYNTGIATYVWIIDNDKRLERRGTVQLIDGTGFSRKMRKSLGSKRKELGADDIARIVQLYGDADQTDVSKTFKNEDFGYRTITVERPLRLNWALTFERLNSAVEQKTIAKLGIDWYSFASTTVANDYVPTSDIKLFTKEVVQRLDKAGITLTAAQLKTFIAGLSDRDENAPVVTDARGRPLPDSDARDTENVPLSEDIPEYVAREVLPHAPDAWIDESKTKVGYEIPFTRHFYQYVPPRPLEEIDADLNKLVREITELLSEVKA; encoded by the coding sequence ATGCAAATGTCACAGCAGAACAATGCCAACTTCATCTGGTCGATCGCAGACCTCCTTCGCGGCCCGTACAAGCCGCACCAATACGGTGCCATTGTGCTGCCCTTCACCATCCTGCGCCGACTCGACGCCGTGCTCGAGCCGACCAAGCAGGCCGTGCTCGACGAGGCAACGAAGCGCGGCGACGCAGCCTCCGCGAGCGTGTTCCTAGCAAAGGCATCCGGCACCGGCTTCTACAACACGTCCGCCTTCACCTTGCAGGCGTTGATGGGTGACCCCGCCAGCATCAAGGCGAACATGGTCGATTACATTCACGGATTCTCCGAGAACGTGCGCGACATCTTCGACCGTTTCGAATTTGAGAAGCAGGTTGAAAAGCTCGATGCCGAGAACCTTCTTTACTTGGTGACCAAAGGGTTCGCGGCCGTCGATCTGCACCCGAACAAGGTCAGCAACATCGAGATGGGCCTCATGTTCGAGGAACTCATCCGCAAGTTCGCTGAGACTTCCAACGAAACCGCAGGCGAGCATTTCACCCCGCGCGAGGTCATCAGGCTCATGGTGAGCCTGCTCTTCATCGCCGATGATGAGGCTCTCAACCAGAAGGGCGTCGTGCGCTCGATCTATGACCCCACCGCTGGTACTGGCGGCATGCTCTCGGTCGCCGACGAATACCTGCTGGAACACAACCCAGATGCGCGGCTCGTCATGTACGGGCAGGAGATAAATGGCGAGTCCTACGCCGTCTGCAAGGCCGACCTCGTGATCAAGGGCCAGGACATCAATCACATCGTGCACGGCGATACCCTCACTGACGACGGCCTCACCGGGGAGACCTTCGACTACTGCCTCTCCAACCCGCCCTTTGGCGTCGACTGGAGCAAGCAGAAGCCCACCGTGCTCAAGGAGCATGAGCAGCAGGGATTCAATGGGCGCTTCGGCCCCGGCCTGCCCCGCGTCTCCGACGGCTCACTGCTCTTCCTGCTTCACCTAGTCAAGAAGCTGCGCCCGAAGGTAAAAGGCGGTGGTCGCGCAGGTATTGTTCTCAACGGCTCGCCAATGTTTACCGGAGGGGCAGGTTCGGGGGAGTCTGAGATTCGCCGCTACCTGCTCGAGAATGACTTGCTCGAGGCGATCGTCGCGCTGCCGACCGACATGTTCTATAACACCGGCATCGCCACATACGTGTGGATCATCGACAACGACAAGCGCCTCGAGCGCCGCGGCACCGTTCAGCTCATCGACGGTACCGGCTTCTCACGCAAGATGCGCAAGTCCCTCGGCTCCAAGCGCAAGGAACTCGGCGCCGACGACATCGCCCGAATCGTACAGCTCTATGGCGATGCCGATCAAACGGATGTCTCCAAAACGTTCAAAAATGAAGACTTCGGCTACCGCACCATCACGGTGGAGCGACCGCTGCGCCTGAACTGGGCTCTCACGTTTGAGAGGCTGAATTCCGCCGTTGAGCAGAAGACCATCGCCAAGCTGGGCATCGACTGGTACAGCTTTGCGTCAACGACCGTCGCGAACGACTACGTGCCGACCAGCGACATCAAACTATTCACCAAAGAGGTCGTGCAGCGTCTAGACAAGGCTGGCATCACTCTCACGGCGGCACAGCTAAAGACATTCATCGCCGGACTCTCGGATCGCGATGAGAACGCCCCCGTCGTCACTGATGCTAGGGGCAGGCCCCTGCCTGATAGCGACGCCCGTGACACCGAGAACGTGCCGCTCAGCGAGGACATACCAGAGTACGTTGCCCGCGAGGTGTTGCCGCATGCTCCGGATGCCTGGATCGATGAATCCAAGACCAAGGTCGGCTACGAGATCCCCTTTACTCGCCACTTCTACCAGTACGTGCCGCCGCGCCCGCTTGAAGAAATCGACGCCGACCTCAACAAGCTCGTCCGCGAAATCACGGAGCTGCTGAGCGAGGTCAAGGCGTGA
- a CDS encoding IS3 family transposase (programmed frameshift), with protein MSSPGPRAGGPTSRRSFTPAQKLAYLAAYDTAIKNNEGGTYLRTEGLYSSQITEWRKLRDAGVLAGKKPGEKIGRLTPEQAEIARLRRQLSKTEQRLETTGVALEIMFKNARATRKSFEELAGRNTVRVAVMTAYRELASRGISTRVAADLVGIPRATATRKRRIPVARPALIPANKIGDTGRREILDVVNSQPFVDLPPIQIYAQLLDADTYLCSISTMYRVLNENQQVKDRRRQARHPARAIPELTATGPGQVLSWDITKLAGPIKGKYFDAYVMIDIYSRYIVGAYVHASESGELAVEMMKEIFGIHGVPQVVHADRGTSMTSKTVAALLSDLEVTKSHSRPRVSNDNPYSEAWFKTLKFAPTFPERFGSLADAKTFMASFVDGYNHEHRHSGIGLNTPADVHYGLAEAKAIERAATLDAARARFPERFSTNKAPQILSIPKTAWINKPAPKPIENEGLELAA; from the exons ATGAGTAGTCCCGGACCCCGAGCTGGTGGCCCGACCTCGAGAAGGTCATTCACCCCAGCGCAGAAGCTTGCCTACCTCGCCGCGTATGACACGGCCATCAAGAACAACGAGGGCGGCACTTATCTGCGCACCGAAGGGCTCTACTCCTCGCAGATCACGGAATGGCGAAAACTGCGCGACGCGGGCGTCCTCGCGGGGAAGAAGCCCGGCGAGAAGATTGGCCGGTTAACTCCGGAGCAGGCTGAAATCGCCCGGCTGCGCCGCCAGTTGAGCAAGACCGAGCAGCGGTTGGAAACGACGGGGGTGGCGTTGGAGATCATGT TCAAAAATGCACGAGCTACTCGAAAGTCTTTCGAAGAGCTCGCGGGACGAAACACCGTGCGCGTTGCCGTAATGACCGCGTACCGCGAACTGGCCAGTCGAGGGATCTCGACTCGCGTCGCGGCCGACCTGGTCGGGATCCCTCGAGCGACAGCCACAAGGAAACGACGCATTCCCGTGGCCCGGCCGGCGCTGATTCCGGCGAACAAGATCGGCGACACCGGCCGCCGCGAGATCCTTGACGTCGTCAATTCACAGCCGTTCGTTGACCTGCCACCGATCCAGATCTACGCCCAACTGCTCGACGCGGACACGTACTTGTGCTCCATATCAACGATGTATCGGGTGTTGAACGAGAATCAGCAGGTCAAGGACCGCCGCCGCCAGGCGCGCCATCCTGCCCGGGCGATCCCGGAACTGACGGCGACGGGACCCGGCCAGGTACTCAGCTGGGATATTACGAAACTCGCCGGCCCGATCAAGGGCAAGTACTTCGATGCTTACGTGATGATCGATATTTACTCCCGCTACATCGTCGGCGCCTATGTTCACGCGTCGGAATCCGGCGAGCTGGCGGTGGAGATGATGAAGGAGATCTTCGGCATTCACGGCGTCCCTCAGGTCGTTCACGCCGACCGCGGCACGTCGATGACATCCAAGACCGTCGCGGCGCTGTTGTCTGACTTGGAGGTCACCAAATCGCACTCGAGGCCTCGGGTGAGTAACGATAATCCCTACAGCGAGGCCTGGTTCAAGACCCTGAAGTTCGCTCCGACGTTCCCCGAACGCTTCGGCTCCCTTGCCGACGCGAAGACGTTCATGGCCTCGTTCGTCGACGGCTACAACCACGAGCATCGCCACTCCGGGATCGGCCTCAACACGCCAGCAGACGTTCATTACGGCCTCGCCGAGGCGAAGGCCATCGAACGGGCAGCGACGCTGGACGCGGCACGCGCACGCTTCCCAGAGCGATTCAGCACCAACAAGGCGCCGCAGATCCTGTCCATTCCCAAGACGGCATGGATCAATAAACCAGCCCCCAAACCTATCGAGAATGAAGGGCTCGAACTAGCCGCCTAA
- the istA gene encoding IS21 family transposase, which produces MVRKIKAKLVLQLRNQGLSGRAIASAQGIARNSVQTVLETADRLGLGWDDVEEMPEAEVYTVLFPGRGVHESVFAQPDWGRVHTELARVGVTLKLLHQEYVDTSGQAQAVMSYDRFCRLYGDFAAVSGATSRVGHKAGRSIEVDWSGPTMQLLDPTTGEISKVYLFVACLPFSRYAFVEATLDMRQESWLRAHVAMFSFFGGSVPRLVPDNLKTGVISHPREGEVVLNDAYREMAAHYSAAVLPGRVRAPKDKASVENTVSHVATWVIASLRQEQFTSLPELRVRIYEQIDAYNRQPFQKRDGSRLSVFTAEEKPLMQPLPAAPFEISTWTYKRKVNKNAHVVWARNFYSVPFRHIGAQVDLRVTDTMLEVYRNDERLTSHLLLPASTTNQHQTNDADLPEGRSFQAWDRTRIDEWAARMGPATVTVIGKIFEAASIEEAGYDPALAVLRLSRRFSPTRVEAACALALRGPIRSPRYAHLRPILDTGQDKTGHVPDKPEPDDGGYVRGSAYYAGGTR; this is translated from the coding sequence ATGGTACGGAAGATCAAGGCGAAACTCGTCTTGCAGTTACGCAACCAAGGCTTGTCGGGCAGAGCGATCGCGTCGGCGCAGGGCATCGCCCGCAATAGCGTCCAGACCGTGCTCGAGACGGCGGACAGGCTCGGCCTCGGCTGGGACGACGTCGAGGAGATGCCGGAGGCCGAGGTCTATACGGTGTTGTTTCCCGGCCGTGGAGTGCACGAGTCCGTGTTCGCGCAGCCGGATTGGGGGCGGGTGCACACCGAACTAGCCCGGGTCGGGGTGACGTTGAAGCTGCTGCACCAAGAGTACGTCGACACATCGGGTCAGGCGCAGGCGGTGATGAGCTATGACCGGTTCTGTCGGCTCTATGGCGACTTCGCTGCCGTCTCGGGCGCGACGTCGCGCGTGGGTCACAAGGCCGGCCGCAGCATCGAGGTTGACTGGTCTGGGCCCACGATGCAGCTGCTGGACCCGACGACGGGCGAGATCTCAAAGGTGTATTTGTTCGTCGCGTGCCTGCCGTTCAGCCGATACGCCTTCGTGGAGGCCACGTTGGATATGCGGCAGGAGTCGTGGCTGCGCGCCCACGTGGCGATGTTTTCCTTCTTCGGCGGCAGCGTCCCGCGCCTGGTCCCCGACAACCTGAAGACTGGGGTGATCTCTCACCCTCGAGAGGGAGAGGTCGTTCTCAACGACGCCTACCGTGAGATGGCTGCGCACTACTCTGCCGCGGTGCTGCCGGGCCGCGTCCGGGCACCTAAGGACAAGGCGAGCGTTGAGAACACAGTTTCGCATGTCGCGACCTGGGTCATCGCTAGCCTCAGGCAGGAGCAGTTCACATCCCTGCCCGAGCTGCGGGTCCGGATCTACGAGCAAATCGATGCTTACAACCGCCAGCCGTTCCAGAAACGGGACGGGTCCCGGTTGAGTGTCTTCACCGCCGAGGAGAAGCCGTTGATGCAACCGTTACCGGCGGCCCCGTTCGAGATCAGCACGTGGACCTACAAGCGCAAAGTGAACAAGAACGCTCACGTGGTCTGGGCGAGGAACTTCTACTCCGTTCCGTTCCGCCACATCGGCGCTCAGGTCGACCTTCGCGTCACGGACACGATGCTGGAGGTCTATCGCAACGACGAACGCTTGACCAGTCACCTGCTGCTGCCAGCAAGCACGACGAACCAGCATCAGACAAACGACGCGGACCTGCCCGAGGGCCGCAGCTTTCAGGCCTGGGATCGGACCCGGATCGACGAGTGGGCGGCCCGGATGGGACCTGCCACGGTCACAGTGATCGGGAAGATCTTTGAAGCTGCGTCGATCGAGGAGGCCGGTTACGACCCGGCGTTGGCAGTGTTGCGGCTGTCACGCCGGTTCTCGCCGACTCGGGTCGAGGCCGCCTGCGCACTGGCCTTGCGAGGTCCGATCCGCTCGCCGAGGTATGCGCACCTTCGGCCGATCCTCGACACCGGACAAGACAAAACTGGCCACGTCCCTGACAAGCCGGAACCCGATGACGGTGGCTACGTCCGCGGCAGCGCCTACTACGCCGGAGGCACCCGATGA
- a CDS encoding ATP-binding protein produces the protein MSPLDTETKRKLREMNAGELLAAIDTQDETLSISLSFEERVRLVVDDAYSAFTHSKVAGLIRRAGLRYPNADLRRIDLLDERGLNRQLLAQLGTCSFVARQQNVVFQGFTGSGKSYLGCAIAKRACEHRIRAHYVRMPDLEEAWVAAQDTTGGSGKFLRKYASFTLLVIDEWLLDRPTESMRGMLLELMERRYGESSTVFCTQYQQKDWHQRLGSGVHADAIMDRIIHNTVWVETGTYNMREQAALTSA, from the coding sequence ATGAGTCCGCTGGACACAGAGACCAAGCGCAAGCTGCGGGAGATGAATGCTGGCGAGTTGCTCGCGGCGATCGACACCCAAGACGAGACGCTGAGCATCAGTTTGTCGTTTGAAGAGCGGGTCCGGTTGGTCGTCGATGACGCCTACTCCGCCTTCACGCACTCGAAGGTCGCCGGGCTGATCCGGCGGGCGGGGTTGCGTTATCCCAACGCGGATCTCCGCCGCATCGACCTGCTCGACGAGCGGGGCTTGAACCGGCAGCTGCTGGCCCAGCTCGGGACGTGTTCGTTCGTTGCCCGGCAGCAGAACGTTGTGTTTCAGGGGTTCACCGGATCGGGGAAGTCGTATTTGGGCTGCGCGATCGCCAAACGCGCTTGCGAGCATCGCATCCGCGCTCATTACGTCCGCATGCCCGACCTCGAGGAAGCCTGGGTGGCCGCCCAAGACACCACCGGCGGCAGCGGGAAGTTCTTGCGCAAATATGCTTCCTTCACCCTGCTCGTCATTGATGAATGGTTGCTTGACCGCCCGACGGAATCGATGCGCGGCATGCTGCTTGAGCTGATGGAACGTCGCTATGGCGAGAGCTCGACGGTGTTCTGCACCCAGTATCAGCAGAAGGACTGGCACCAGCGACTCGGCTCCGGGGTTCACGCCGACGCGATCATGGACCGCATCATCCACAACACTGTCTGGGTCGAGACCGGCACCTACAACATGAGAGAGCAAGCGGCCCTCACCAGCGCCTAA
- a CDS encoding SRPBCC family protein: MTVSFESVTTARCSPEEMFDRARDIAEHISSQVASGERAVAGVVEGRIGLGESVTWRARHFGLAFSLTSKVTSFSPGRYFVDEQTQGPFRKFRHEHWFEPDGEGVIMIDRVTFSAPFGVFGRMAERLVLAKYLRRLIEERGRFLSGLC, encoded by the coding sequence ATGACAGTCTCATTTGAAAGCGTGACAACTGCGCGGTGTTCACCTGAGGAAATGTTTGATCGAGCGCGCGACATTGCCGAGCACATTTCTTCTCAAGTTGCTTCAGGCGAGAGAGCGGTCGCTGGTGTAGTTGAGGGTCGCATCGGTCTCGGCGAGAGCGTTACCTGGCGGGCAAGACATTTTGGGCTCGCGTTTTCTCTCACCAGCAAGGTAACGTCTTTCAGCCCGGGTCGTTACTTTGTAGATGAACAGACCCAAGGTCCATTTAGGAAATTCCGTCATGAACATTGGTTTGAGCCGGACGGGGAGGGTGTCATTATGATTGATCGAGTCACTTTCTCAGCACCCTTCGGAGTCTTCGGACGTATGGCTGAACGTCTAGTTTTGGCAAAGTACCTGCGCCGCCTAATCGAGGAGCGTGGGAGGTTTTTGTCAGGGCTTTGCTGA
- a CDS encoding SdpA family antimicrobial peptide system protein, whose product MNSRQDYAPAEEVRATPAVSLSGAAGAPRSLGIFALAIAVTWAALGAFAFHTNQPENVLTAEWQVDVKATVQAVLPEQWGFFTRSPREDVLVPYRFHEQGGWTSAALYPHSQVQYIFGWNRISRAQGVEVGLIYTVIPETNWIACETGAGPVDCLDSTGDSSNVWQPVENTSPSPTLCGQGSLARSRIAPWAYSNIGQSQTTYSIALVDVLC is encoded by the coding sequence ATGAATTCTCGACAGGATTACGCTCCTGCCGAGGAGGTTCGCGCGACGCCGGCGGTGTCCCTGAGCGGCGCTGCCGGCGCACCGCGGTCTCTTGGCATCTTCGCTCTTGCGATCGCAGTGACGTGGGCGGCGTTAGGCGCCTTTGCCTTTCATACCAATCAGCCTGAGAACGTCCTTACTGCCGAGTGGCAGGTTGACGTCAAGGCGACAGTGCAGGCTGTACTACCGGAGCAGTGGGGGTTCTTTACCAGATCGCCTCGTGAGGACGTCTTGGTTCCGTACCGCTTCCATGAACAAGGCGGGTGGACTTCGGCTGCACTTTACCCCCATAGTCAAGTGCAATATATTTTCGGGTGGAACAGAATTTCCCGCGCTCAAGGCGTCGAGGTGGGCCTCATCTACACGGTAATCCCCGAAACGAATTGGATCGCGTGTGAGACGGGGGCGGGCCCAGTGGATTGCTTGGACTCGACCGGCGATAGCTCAAACGTCTGGCAGCCGGTGGAAAATACCTCGCCGTCCCCGACGTTGTGCGGGCAAGGTTCATTGGCAAGATCACGAATCGCTCCGTGGGCGTATTCGAATATCGGACAATCTCAGACGACATATTCGATCGCGTTGGTTGACGTCCTATGCTGA
- a CDS encoding sporulation-delaying protein SdpB family protein, with protein MLIRLSEWTLRMITRPAWTQNVGIARTFLALCGLGTLVFSSVDTLIRPASGVPELVCAGPSAWGLWCLVPPDTHQLAQILAITILIVAASGWRPRFTAIPMWWVLFSNQSSFTIVDGGDQIAAVLALLFIPLSLTDTRVWHWTAPDVDDSLRRPHAAVIAHTTLLILKIQVAFVYINACLSKLGVDEWLDGTAVYYWLRDPMFGPSGPLRDLTDALMVHPIPVATASWGTLFLEFFLGIAIFLPRRFKLQILPVGIFFHLGIAVTMGLWSFGFAMWAALLIALWPDGAAVAQTVALWRRRGTRPRRPTELLQTR; from the coding sequence ATGCTGATCCGTCTGTCCGAGTGGACGCTGCGGATGATCACGCGCCCGGCCTGGACGCAGAATGTCGGTATTGCACGGACATTCCTGGCTCTTTGTGGTTTGGGAACGCTCGTTTTTTCAAGCGTTGACACACTGATTCGCCCTGCTTCTGGCGTCCCAGAACTTGTGTGCGCAGGTCCGTCGGCTTGGGGCCTGTGGTGTCTCGTTCCGCCCGACACTCATCAGCTGGCACAGATTCTCGCGATCACGATTCTCATCGTCGCGGCATCCGGATGGCGTCCCCGCTTCACGGCTATACCGATGTGGTGGGTGTTGTTCAGCAACCAGTCGTCATTCACCATTGTTGACGGCGGGGATCAGATTGCGGCCGTTCTTGCGCTTCTGTTCATCCCACTTTCTCTCACCGATACGCGCGTCTGGCACTGGACGGCGCCTGACGTAGACGACTCCCTCCGGCGACCCCACGCAGCGGTGATTGCACACACGACTCTCCTGATCCTCAAAATTCAAGTCGCTTTCGTCTATATAAACGCTTGCCTTTCCAAACTCGGGGTTGATGAATGGCTAGACGGGACGGCTGTCTACTACTGGCTCCGCGATCCCATGTTCGGCCCCTCCGGCCCCCTACGGGACCTTACCGATGCGTTGATGGTTCACCCGATCCCGGTCGCGACCGCGAGTTGGGGGACCCTGTTTCTCGAATTCTTTTTGGGGATAGCAATTTTCCTCCCCAGAAGGTTCAAACTACAGATCCTGCCAGTGGGTATCTTCTTTCATCTCGGAATCGCAGTCACAATGGGGCTGTGGAGCTTCGGTTTCGCGATGTGGGCGGCACTTCTCATCGCCTTGTGGCCAGACGGCGCAGCGGTAGCGCAAACCGTAGCCCTTTGGAGGCGAAGAGGAACGCGGCCACGGAGACCGACAGAATTACTACAGACACGCTAG
- a CDS encoding GntR family transcriptional regulator, which translates to MSQQPLSKQIAAQLRAGVTSGDIVAGERLPPAREFAAALGVNMHTVVRAYAALRDDGLLEMRQGRGARITATAGQSTVRLAELAREIVDVADTAGISRTELLRIIERI; encoded by the coding sequence ATGTCGCAGCAACCGCTGTCCAAGCAAATAGCAGCGCAACTTCGTGCCGGAGTAACCAGCGGCGACATCGTGGCCGGTGAAAGACTGCCCCCCGCGAGAGAATTTGCGGCGGCTTTGGGTGTAAATATGCACACTGTGGTGCGAGCCTACGCAGCACTCCGTGACGACGGGTTACTGGAGATGCGACAGGGCCGCGGCGCGCGAATAACGGCCACCGCCGGGCAATCAACCGTTCGACTCGCTGAACTTGCTCGAGAGATCGTGGACGTAGCGGACACCGCGGGAATTTCACGAACAGAACTGCTCCGCATTATCGAAAGGATCTGA
- a CDS encoding DUF4913 domain-containing protein: protein MRGGDESHHPAGRDLSSWWTNHWDRHAAILFDPQAGPFRFCDRTRGHLADTKETGPAVPVNIPPATWKLSN from the coding sequence TTGCGCGGTGGGGACGAATCACACCACCCGGCGGGACGTGACCTATCCTCCTGGTGGACCAACCATTGGGACCGGCACGCAGCAATCCTCTTCGATCCCCAAGCAGGACCATTTCGATTCTGCGACCGCACCCGCGGACACCTCGCCGACACTAAAGAAACCGGACCCGCCGTGCCAGTGAATATTCCGCCGGCGACGTGGAAACTATCGAACTAG